A stretch of Patescibacteria group bacterium DNA encodes these proteins:
- the nusB gene encoding transcription antitermination factor NusB has protein sequence MANRHLARIIALQVLYEWDFNQQKPGLDPLLQREAIAASVDLTDRQFSAQLVKNIQANLPKLDEQIRRYAPEWPLEQITVIDRNVLRIGLCELLFDKEIPPKVAINEAIELAKNFGGPSSGKFINGVLGSIYKDMIKDQPHA, from the coding sequence ATGGCCAACCGTCATTTGGCTAGAATTATTGCTCTACAAGTACTTTACGAATGGGATTTTAACCAGCAAAAACCTGGCCTCGATCCGCTCCTACAACGTGAAGCAATTGCCGCTTCGGTTGATTTAACTGATCGACAATTCAGTGCCCAATTAGTAAAAAACATTCAAGCTAACTTGCCTAAACTAGATGAGCAAATTAGACGCTATGCTCCAGAGTGGCCATTGGAGCAAATTACGGTAATTGATCGTAATGTGTTACGCATCGGCCTGTGTGAATTGTTATTTGATAAGGAAATTCCACCTAAAGTCGCCATTAATGAGGCCATTGAATTAGCCAAGAATTTTGGCGGACCATCGAGTGGTAAATTTATTAATGGTGTTCTGGGAAGTATTTATAAAGACATGATAAAAGACCAACCCCATGCCTAA
- the rpmF gene encoding 50S ribosomal protein L32 — protein sequence MPVPKQRLASRRGRTRASHHALTKVTTVECSQCHQPTLSHRACSACGAYRGRNVRTK from the coding sequence ATGCCAGTACCAAAACAACGTTTAGCTAGCCGCCGTGGCCGCACCCGTGCTTCACATCATGCCTTAACTAAGGTTACTACGGTGGAGTGCTCTCAGTGTCATCAACCAACCTTATCTCATCGCGCTTGTTCAGCTTGCGGTGCCTATCGCGGCCGCAACGTACGTACCAAGTAG
- the rnc gene encoding ribonuclease III encodes MPNTLLEEKFNKDLSTLETKIGFTFANKDILRQALVHRSFLNENRDFPLGHNERLEFLGDAVLELVVTEYLYHHYDNPEGELTNWRASLVNSNMLSILTNELQIENLLYLSRGEQKDTQGKARQKILANAFESIVGAIYLEHGYNGAKIFILDRLIIKLDHILQNKLYLDPKTYFQEQAQDKVGVTPTYKVLAETGPDHNKHFTVAVFLNDEQIATGDGMSKQTAQVSAAHNAIKLKGW; translated from the coding sequence ATGCCTAATACTCTACTTGAAGAAAAATTCAACAAAGATTTATCTACTCTGGAAACCAAAATTGGTTTTACTTTTGCCAATAAAGATATTTTGCGTCAAGCGTTAGTCCATCGCTCGTTTTTGAATGAGAATCGAGATTTCCCATTAGGGCATAATGAGCGCTTAGAATTTTTGGGTGATGCCGTTCTGGAATTGGTAGTCACTGAATACCTGTATCACCATTACGATAACCCAGAAGGTGAACTCACTAATTGGCGCGCCAGTTTGGTGAATTCAAACATGCTCTCAATCTTAACCAATGAACTCCAGATTGAGAATTTATTATATTTATCACGGGGTGAACAAAAAGATACTCAGGGTAAAGCCCGTCAAAAAATTCTCGCTAATGCTTTTGAATCAATTGTGGGAGCGATTTACTTAGAACACGGTTATAACGGTGCTAAAATATTCATTCTGGATCGTCTCATTATAAAACTCGATCATATTTTGCAAAACAAATTGTATTTGGATCCAAAGACGTATTTTCAAGAACAAGCCCAAGATAAAGTGGGTGTTACTCCTACTTATAAAGTGCTAGCCGAAACTGGCCCGGATCATAATAAACATTTTACAGTGGCTGTATTTTTGAACGATGAACAAATCGCCACGGGTGATGGTATGTCTAAACAAACTGCTCAAGTTAGTGCCGCTCATAATGCCATTAAATTAAAGGGCTGGTAA